The nucleotide sequence CGATTTCTGGAGCGATACGGTAAAACGCTCCATCCTGCTCGACTCGAAAGCCGATATCCTGGTATACGGAATGGGAGAATATCCCGTGCGCGAAATTGCCATGCGGCTGAACGCCGGACAGGATGTCAAAACAATAAGGGATCTGCGCGGCACCGCTTTCGCGCTCGGAGCCAACGAAGCGCCCGATCTGGCAACAGCCGCAGCGCTGCCGTCTTTCGAAAGCGTGAAAACCGACTTCAAAGCGTTCAACCTGGCCACAAAACTCATTCTGGAGAACACCAACCCGCTCAGCGCGCAGCCGCTGGTGCAGTATCACGACAAACGCGCGGTGGTCATCAATCCGCCGGCGCTGCCGCTTACGGAAGCGGAAATGGACGCCACTTATTCGCTGCCCTACAGCCGCGCTCCGCACCCGGTTTACCGGGCACCCGTGCCGGCGTTCGAGATGATACGGGATTCCGTCACCATCCACCGCGGCTGTTTCGGCGGGTGCGGGTTCTGCTCGCTTACGCTGCATCAGGGGCGGATTATCCAGACCCGCAGTGAAAAATCAATCATCGCGGAGCTGAAGCTTCTGGCCGCACGGCCGGGGTTTCACGGCATCATTTCCGATCTGGGCGCGCCGACCGCCAACATGTACGGCCTCAACTGCAAAAACCCCGCCGCGCGCAAACGCTGCCGCAGAACCTCCTGTCTGTATCCCGGGGTCTGCCCCAATCTGGACACCTCGCACACGAAACTGTTCCACCTGCTTGACGAAGCCGCTAAAATAAACGGCATCAAAAAAATACTCATTAATTCCGGCATCCGCATGGATCTGGCGATTCTCAACCCCGAATACATCAAACGGCTCGCATGCAGGCACACCGGCGGACAGTTAAGCGTCGCGCCGGAACACATCTGCCCCGACGTGCTCCGGTATATGCAGAAACCGCCGGTCGAAACGTGGGAACAGTTCGACCGGATTTTCAGCGAAGCCAGCTCGGCCGCCGGGAAAGACCAGTTTCTCGTGCCGTATTTCATCGCCGCGCACCCCGGCTGCGGGCTGAGCGGCATGATAGATCTGGCGCTGTATCTCAAACGCAACGGCTACCACCCGCGCCAGGTCAACGATTTCATTCCGTCGCCGATGGACTATGCCACCGCGATTTATCACACCGGAATGGACCCCTTCACCAGCCGCGAAGTTTTTGTGGAAAAAACGGAACGCGGCAAAAAACTCCAGCGCGCGCTGCTGCAGTTTTTCAAGCCGGAGAACAAACCGCTTGTCATTCAGGCCTTGCGGCTGGCAAAACGCATGAACGACGCAAGCGAGCTTATTTCCGCCGCGCCCGGCCAGAAATTTCTGCTCCGCAAGCAACAGGAGCGGAAACAGGAAAAAGCCGTGCGCGACGGCACCGCCCGGCCCCATGACAACAGCTGCCGCGGCAATGCCGGACATAACCGGCCCCGCAATTGCTCGCCAACCGCCCGGCCTGACCGGCGCGGCGGACAGCGTTGCGCCCGCGCTACGCGATATGACGCAACCCGGCGCGCGCCCGCCGCAGCGCCGGACGCGCGGCAGTCCGGTCCGCGCCGCAGCCCGCCAGCCGGCCATTCCGGCCGGGCCGCGCACGATAAACCGTTTTCGGGCGGCAAGGGTGACAGGCGCGGATCAAAAAATCCGTCCGCGCAGCCCGCGCGACACCCTGACGACACCGCGCGCGAGCCGAAAAAATCAATGCGCGAACTGATCCGCGAATCGGACAGCAGGCCCGGCAAAACCAAACGCCGCAATGAGCAGGACGAGCGAGCCGCGCCCGGCAAACACAGGCCCTTTGACAAATTCAGAAAATGAACCCGGCTATCTCCATAAAAACAGTGCTTGTGCGGCCACGCAATTCGCTTAACGTGGGCGCCGCGGCGCGGGCGATGGCTAATTTCGGGTTGTCCGAACTGGCACTGGTGGATCCGTACGAACCGACGTGGGATGCGGTCGTCTCGGCCGTGGGCGCGGAAGAAATAATAAAAAACGCGCGGCTTCATAAAACCGTGGAAGAAGCCGTGGCGGACTGCCATCTCGTACTCGCCACCACCGCCGGCCAGCGCAGAATGCCGGACCGGGACGTGGTACTGCTTGATACCGCCGCGGAATTCATTGAAAAACGCGCGCGGCCCGGCATATTCAAGACAGCCGTTCTGTTCGGCTCCGAAAAAACCGGCCTGACCAACGAGCATATCGCATTTTCCCACGCGCTGCTCAATATACCCACTTATCCGGGCCAGCCGTCCATGAATCTGGGGCAGGCGGTGGCGGTGACCTGCTACGAACTGTCCAAAACCTCCGGCCGCACCCGCGCGCTGACGCGCGCCGGCGGATCGGCGGCCGTGACCGTTGCGGATATCGAGCGGCTGGCGCGCGACATCAACCGGGTATTCCGGCTGACCTCGATAGAATCCGGCGCGAGAGAAGAAACGCGTCTGAAACGAATCCGCCGGGTACTGTTCGAGCTGAATCTGTCGTATGACGGGCTTAAATACGCGCGGTCGCTCGCGTCAAAAATCCAGGCGCGGCTTGACTCCATCGAAAAAGCCGCGAACGAACCCGAAAGCGCATGAAATTTTTTGTAGAATAAAACCAATAATCGGAGTATCGGCGCAATGCGCCGGGGAGCCTGAAATGTTTAGCGGCATGAATTGGCGGATCTGGAAAACCGGAGCGGCGCTCGCCGCGTTGCTGGCGGGTTTCTGCGCGCAGGCCCCATTTGCTTTCGCCGCGCCGGACGCGCCGTCAAAAGCGGTACGCATAGGCGAAGTGGCTATTTTCGAAATGGTGCAGGGCACCACTCGCTATATCACTGTGGAGGAAAGCGCGGATCTGGCCAACACCCGCATAAAAACCCTGCTGGCCGA is from Elusimicrobiaceae bacterium and encodes:
- a CDS encoding RNA methyltransferase translates to MNPAISIKTVLVRPRNSLNVGAAARAMANFGLSELALVDPYEPTWDAVVSAVGAEEIIKNARLHKTVEEAVADCHLVLATTAGQRRMPDRDVVLLDTAAEFIEKRARPGIFKTAVLFGSEKTGLTNEHIAFSHALLNIPTYPGQPSMNLGQAVAVTCYELSKTSGRTRALTRAGGSAAVTVADIERLARDINRVFRLTSIESGAREETRLKRIRRVLFELNLSYDGLKYARSLASKIQARLDSIEKAANEPESA
- a CDS encoding YgiQ family radical SAM protein, giving the protein MTLAFLPVTQEEIKQLGWDYVDVVLVSGDAYVDHPSFAAAVIGRNLEDLGLRVAILPQPRWAGPDDFRRFGRPRLFFGISAGNVDSMINHYTAAKKPRSDDQYSPGGQAGLRPDRASIVYSQLARQAYPGVPVVLGGVEASLRRAAHYDFWSDTVKRSILLDSKADILVYGMGEYPVREIAMRLNAGQDVKTIRDLRGTAFALGANEAPDLATAAALPSFESVKTDFKAFNLATKLILENTNPLSAQPLVQYHDKRAVVINPPALPLTEAEMDATYSLPYSRAPHPVYRAPVPAFEMIRDSVTIHRGCFGGCGFCSLTLHQGRIIQTRSEKSIIAELKLLAARPGFHGIISDLGAPTANMYGLNCKNPAARKRCRRTSCLYPGVCPNLDTSHTKLFHLLDEAAKINGIKKILINSGIRMDLAILNPEYIKRLACRHTGGQLSVAPEHICPDVLRYMQKPPVETWEQFDRIFSEASSAAGKDQFLVPYFIAAHPGCGLSGMIDLALYLKRNGYHPRQVNDFIPSPMDYATAIYHTGMDPFTSREVFVEKTERGKKLQRALLQFFKPENKPLVIQALRLAKRMNDASELISAAPGQKFLLRKQQERKQEKAVRDGTARPHDNSCRGNAGHNRPRNCSPTARPDRRGGQRCARATRYDATRRAPAAAPDARQSGPRRSPPAGHSGRAAHDKPFSGGKGDRRGSKNPSAQPARHPDDTAREPKKSMRELIRESDSRPGKTKRRNEQDERAAPGKHRPFDKFRK